The Lates calcarifer isolate ASB-BC8 unplaced genomic scaffold, TLL_Latcal_v3 _unitig_321_quiver_1140, whole genome shotgun sequence sequence CGCCTGTCTTTCAGTGTCAGGTGTGTATTTCACCTGTCCACTAACGGGGGCCACTTTAACTAAGAGTGAGAGGGAAATACACATTAAAGAGGCCATTTTAATGGTACGTCCTAAGATATCATCATTTGTTCTTGTTGTGGTTGAGATTAGAATGTGTTTGAAACACACTAATGCCAATTGAAATGATGTACTGTTAATAAAACATACTGTGTCTTCACTGTCAGCGGTTTGAGGAGGATGCAGTTGAGGCCTCTGTTATGATGATCCATACGtttaacaaagacagagagaaagtgaaagctGCTGTGGACATCATAAGCAAGTAAGACACTTTGAGTGACTGATAATAATACTAATCACTGTTGAAAGATTATGTTTAACTAGGGATGATCTCCTCATTGACATAATATTTTAAAGAATgctgtttttcatatttctttattgttttttcaacaGGTATGTCGATAATATATGTAAGTGTCCCTCAGAGGAGAAATACAGGAAGATTAAACTCAGCAACAAGGTGTTCCAGGTGAGTAAGAAAGTAGAGTcctagtatttttttttatccaattttattttttgacctAGAACTAATAATATCTTGATCAATTTTATGGaatccctttgttttttttttcaggagaaAGTACGTTCTGTGGAGGGCAGTAGAGAGTTCCTGCAGGCCTTGGGCTTCACAAGCATTATGCTTCCTGTAGAGGGTCAAGGTAAATTAATCTTGCCACTTCTGAGGAATATCAGCAGGgtattttgtttgtcattacGTATTTTCACTTGTCCTCACCTTTCCTGGagatcagaggaggaagaggagttcCTCGTGCTACCAGAGCAGAGTTCCGACGCCCTGGAGttgatgaaggagaggagggatcGTCTTCAGAGAGGAGAGCCGGTCAGAGCTCAGCTGGACAGACAGCCCCAAGCTTTCAGACCCTCTCCCAACGCCCAACGCTTCGAGCTGCCGCCAGAGTTCTACAACCTGACGGCAGAGGAGCTCAAGAGGGAGCAACAGCAGAGGTACAGACGCCCTCTTAATAAATGTTCCAGTCTACGCTGTAGTAACTGGATTTATTGATAAACAATATTGATTGTTTGGCTATTAGACTGTACATTGCAACAGATTTTTGTGAATTGGTGGAGACGCCATCAAAGGAGGCTAACATTTTAGAGAACCTGCACccagtgtttctttgtgtgtgttgtgtgtgtttctcaggaGTGATTTGGTGGAGAAGAACGCCATGCTGCGCACAAAAGCcatgagggagaaggaggagcagagggagagaaggaaataCAACTACACCCTGCTCAGGATCAGACTGCCTGATGGAAACCTGCTACAAGGTAAGAAACTTCCAGGTTGTTAAAAACCTGGAGAACGTTGGTTTTTCATACAGATGGTAATGACTCGGTAAAAACTATTTGTGATTTCAGGCACCTTTTATGCGTGGGACCGGCTGCCTGTGTTGTTTGGGTTTGTACGGGAGTCCCTGGTGGACGGCTGGCAGCCATTTGAGCTCATTGCTCCTGGAGGTCAGAAACtagaggaggctgaggaagtCGCTCTCGCAGAGCGTAACTTGGTGAGTGAAAATCAGGGACATCTCATGAAAGCGGCCTACTTAAAGCAATGTATCTAACTTACATTAATTTatcatgtattatttatttttggtgcaTGACATTCTTTAGATTATCACCAGGTTTTTCTACTATAaacaatgaaaagacagaaaccaCCAGTGAATTCATCTATCTAACAAGTGCTGTCTGTGCTGCCCAAGTCTGACTCAGCTGTTTGCCTCAGAGCTCCATTGCTATTGAAAAATGATtagaaacacatcagtgagccaccCTGATGTCCCCAGCAAATGTAGAGTTTGTGGCGGTTTGAGCAATGTTTGTGAAAAACTGCAGTGGGCATCTGTGTTGTTATCATTTACCGAGTACATTACTGAAACAAACGATCAAACATAGTATCAGTAGTGACAATAATTGTgttacagtgttgttttttatgcCATCCTATATGTGCAGTTTCCTCTGGTCAGCTAATGTGTACGTATGTCTGCATGTTTTCTCTCAGgtccctgcagctctgctcactTTTGCCTGGGATGCAGCTGTGCAGGCAGATATTGCAGCTGCAGGTGGGAAGAACCCCACCCTTCTCAAACCAGAGCTGCTGGAAACCATTCGAACCCTGAACTGAGCAGACGTGCCCCTGAACTCTCCCTGCTACCTTCCTCCCTGGCACAACAGCGGTGAAATTGCTCCTTACAAACAACTAGTGATGTGTATTTTTACAAATGCTAACTTAAGTCATTAGCAGTGATAGACTAGGGGCAACTTCACCCTGACGCGCTTGTTTTGCTGAGCATCCCCTTATCTCTCCGCTGTGGGGATAATGTCCCCCTACAGTCTATCTCAGCAGCACATTCTGTTGAAAGACGCACTGCTAACAGATTTAAGGAGAAAGCAAGGGACAAGTGTTGTTTTGTGATGCATCCTGAATGTACATGCTGTGTAGTGAACAGACTCAGTGGCAACAGTCCTCCGTGCTCTACCCCACAGTCAACCAGTCAGGTATACTTCATGTGGCATGTTGAGAGACCTTGTTTTAACTGTGTCACCTTTTCCTCCTGATTTTGTTTCAAGGTAAACAGTCTATCTTGCTTACATAACAGTTACATTATATAGAGTGTACATCTTTGACTGCACAGTCACTTAGAAGAAAATCAACAATAGTGAAGGCAAGTAAAGCTGGTCAGGTACTATTGTTGAATCATACTTAGTATCTCAGCACCTACAGTAGGTCCTGCTGGGTGTCAGCGCACTGGCTTTACTGGAGATTTGAAATACTCTACGTTTTGTTTGGCAAAGTTCAAGGTTaactcagtgttttgtctgtcaaCTGATGAATGGCTGATCTGATTTGGTCTGATATGAGTCTGGCTCCAATACTGTAAACATAAGCTTCTGTCACTCGTTTGTCCTCTTCTCTGCAGTGGCCTTGCACTCCTGACTGTTGTACATCTGGCTTTGGTGGATGCTTCAATAATTAAAACGTCAAATGTAGTGAATATGTATGAGCACAAGCCCAGAATCACAAATCATGAATCAAACCTGTTTTTTCTGGATAGTTTGACTTCAAACCAAGGTCCAAAGCTGGAGCAAATATTTACAGATAAGGGCCTCAATCTACAAAGTTTTGTTAGAGTGTTAGCCATGTGCTGTCaaccaaaatattttcttctattttacCAGTATGAAGCACTTTTAAGGATTATTTTAAACACTAGGAGGAGAGTTCACTAAATATGGCATTACAACTACTCACTACTCAAGCGATAAATGGTTTAACTGTAGAGGCTCACTGCAGAAACTTCATGTAACCAACTTGCTCTAGCATGCAGGCAGTCATTAGTTACAAGTCTGTTAAAACTGGCAGCATGGAATCCTGTTGTCCTGGTAGTGGTGGTTTTAATTAATCTTGAGTCTTGCATTTGTTTGTATCAAACACATTTCCTTTGGATAAAAAAGGGTATATATTTCACAGTGGGAGTAGTGACACCTACCATTTCACAGCATCCAGTAAATGTCTTAGATCCACCTTTTTCCCTGGAATGAAGgttaatacatttgttttggtGGCAGTTTTGCTGTATGAGAATATACGTATACACCAGGCAAATCTGTAAGAGCTAATTATAGATTATATTTTCTCCTTCTTGTGGTTGGTTAAGATGACAACAACCTACCTCTCACCACTCATCTAATACATCCCAAGTGAGttgtacacaaacatgcaacagTAACAGATCTttgaagttgtgtttttgtttggtcaCCACCTTAAACCAGTATCAGTATCATTTATTCACCAAAAACAAATATCTTGTAACTGTTGCCTGTTTAGAAACAAGCGGATGTCAAGTATCTGTTTCATGCAGAATCTGATACAGTCCCACCATGAGCGAGGCCAAGTCAGCCATAAGAAACATTTCTGCACTCCACGGGTGTTCAGTGGAAGGGTGTAATTGTAATTTATCAGCATTGTAACCTTATTAAAATAATCAGTGAGCAGTTGTAATCTGTCCAGATGTTCTGAGTTGTGTTCTGTTGCTTTTTAACCTGCCTGTTCTAAAGATCACTTGAACTCTTcatcttcagttttgtttaataaacataattaTGAGGCAACTCTGTGTCAAATTCCAGTCTGTACCTAAAGGGTAACTACAAACACAACATTCTGTGTATACAACAACCATTACAATGCTGAAGTCCCTAAAGAGCTTTATtaaagacaaaccaagatctttAAAACACCAGATTTAACAGTTAGCATATTGTGAAATGTCTGACACATATGAGCATGTAATGTTAAAGTAATGGACGGCTTCTTTGTTGCTCCATCGCTGTTGTTTATCAAGATACAAATTACTGGTGTATTACTGGTAATACACTGCCTTTTGAAGGCGTTCATCTGACTTTTGTTATGTAACAGTGAATCAATTGCAATGTCAATCAACAACAATCACTACCAGTGATTAAATAAACTATTTGGTTTAAATTTTGTGAAAATACAACTGATTGCAAACCTTCCTGAATGTCACTCATAAAAGTGGAAGAAAGTTCTACTGTTTGAATAGACTAAATTTGAGCTTTGAGCTGAAACACTTGATAGCTGCAACTCTACACATCAGCAGAATCTACACCATGAAACTTGGTGGTAGATTCATGATGTGTGAACGCCTCTGTGTAGCTGAACCAGCAGCAAAGCCCAGAAATCCTCCAATCACATTCCAGACATCAGTTCAATTATTTCAGTTTAGCAAATGATGGGGGGATAATTGCAGCTTTTGTGTGTTCAGTCAGACTAATTCAGTGCACAGCAGGTAAACTGAACATGTAAAGATGTGAAATGTGTCTTACACAGGCTTACAATTGAAAAACGTGTAAAGCACAGCGACCAGTAGCAAATGAAGTATTAGTGGGGTTTAAAGGGAGCAGTTCTTTCAAGAAAAGTCAATTTT is a genomic window containing:
- the LOC108894375 gene encoding UBX domain-containing protein 6, which produces MKKLFDDFKRDIKFKSAGPGKKLTEDTSTKPEVSQSSSSAKQQNRYAPSEGAQRAGAAALARIEQQSRPKVHTSHDAIRNQVKRELEAEAASLAEKDKAAVAEESKVPVKDPACLSVSGVYFTCPLTGATLTKSEREIHIKEAILMRFEEDAVEASVMMIHTFNKDREKVKAAVDIISKYVDNICKCPSEEKYRKIKLSNKVFQEKVRSVEGSREFLQALGFTSIMLPVEGQEEEEEFLVLPEQSSDALELMKERRDRLQRGEPVRAQLDRQPQAFRPSPNAQRFELPPEFYNLTAEELKREQQQRSDLVEKNAMLRTKAMREKEEQRERRKYNYTLLRIRLPDGNLLQGTFYAWDRLPVLFGFVRESLVDGWQPFELIAPGGQKLEEAEEVALAERNLVPAALLTFAWDAAVQADIAAAGGKNPTLLKPELLETIRTLN